A genomic stretch from Oscarella lobularis chromosome 11, ooOscLobu1.1, whole genome shotgun sequence includes:
- the LOC136193426 gene encoding krev interaction trapped protein 1-like codes for MQQDPDESNPSPQLRIVAAFLRRKRRDGDDDIVPPRTSSYDSKEYEVLMLSRVEEERAMEIRGFPLGPARHGEDPSKTVQRDMHRWGQRMQQESGLSPTGLMAKRAVFVSCHGSAEPEVEDKFVSLFYVLPISHKNSSFVSNLRHANVCPKFFCLYDTLRNVVRKEIIATPATQSMLSALDKWLREQHGIPYALQSLFLGGIHARLRMAVTNPHFSQQDPFLNANKNDEDEEEEEDDDDDCAYVDINKVNQRQSMGSSRLLVARPVAVDQADAHFTNPLLKDKEMVYVPKVDMHVVNKFYGKGIPDYSKIEIKTKKNAWDIDLPKDDTTLDWVDEFPLHRAACEGTVVGVLARINEGFDANQPDSDSWTPLHYASWYGHVPVVRALIVEGKAKPHIVNENGSTPLHLAASTGRPEVVQLLLQTSSAQKEARDRANRTPLDLCDECKMNDWEVAAMLLKGDVVDLGHAYRVAAGAKGPSAMKARRYQAIAEQKEKKLAVEFLDGSKKILTLDKGNETTTGDVVKDLANKMNLSSECRAVFGLWIKSPSLQWELSEDHNVMTHLRQWSQFVEQLTDSDPENEPASIAYKRDCMISKSQERRVKDPFAIELLFSEAQHSVLTSQYPSSEEDAIYLGGISMQVAYGNHNEGIHKPGFLRNTLDKFIPSSLIKKRNADELEAAVLREHAEMSKRDLDDVKLLHLLYLQHCWQWPYYGSTFFQGTIQPKTSFFQRRNQVAVRVGISMEGIHIINQSTNTLMLSVSHDALAWSADTPMSEFRMGSEDGTVDVTIKTRQTMLMDGLVKAIHHQLQNERRQAQAQKMINEINLPVESGPGEHHATPLQSNTGGSSTGMRIWDTFLSHSQVGSDDFDAWSVRNEQEKATRLEFIRDFGEVRKGRKALAELTFEKFCKSGDDRVELDQFGELCYELGCYVGEADVEGAKILLGNEDFTFKHLVTWWSQSSRSWLFLLDDHALRQRQRATKMYRKVETVPGFLGHAQIPSLLNHMSSISGVKLPMADSMDCQHYLESLATATGKLNFNEYIDWLAVNDCLPDKAWSVCQPTIQET; via the exons ATGCAGCAAGATCCAGATGA gTCCAATCCGTCGCCGCAACTTCGCATCGTTGCCGCTTTCTTGCGGCGCaagcgacgcgacggcgacgacgacatcgtgCCGCCGCGCACGTCGTCCTACGATTCGAAAGAGTACGAAGTGCTCATGCTTAGTCGTGTCGAAGAGGAACGGGCAATGGAAATACGCGGCTTTCCCCTCGGTCCCGCCCGTCACGGCGAAGATCCGTCGAAAACCGTTCAACGCGACATGCACCGCTGGGGACAACGAATGCAGCAGGAAAGCGGACTCTCTCCGACCGGATTGATGG cCAAGCGAGCCGTCTTCGTGTCGTGCCACGGTAGCGCCGAGCCAGAAGTCGAAGATAAATTTGTGTCGCTTTTTTACGTGCTGCCAATTTCACATAAAA ATTCCAGCTTCGTCTCCAATCTGAGACATGCCAACGTCTGTCCAAAATTTTTCTGTCTATACGACACTTTACGAAACGTCGTTCGCAAGGAAATCATCGCAACGCCGGCAACCCAGTCTATGCTCTCGGCATTGGACAA ATGGTTGCGAGAGCAGCACGGAATTCCGTACGCTCTGCAGTCGCTCTTTCTCGGCGGCATTCACGCTCGCTTGCGAATGGCCGTTACGAATCCCCACTTCTCGCAACAGGATCCCTTTTTGAACGcaaacaaaaacgacgaggacgaagaggaggaggaggacgacgacgacgactgcgcTTACGTCGACATCAATAAAGTGAATCAGAGACAGTCGATGGGATCGTCGAGATTACTAGTGGCAAGGCCTGTTGCCGTCGATCAAGCCGATGCGCATTTTACTAATCCGCTATTGAAAGACAAGGAAATGGTTTACGTGCCCAAG GTCGACATGCACGTCGTGAACAAGTTCTACGGAAAGGGAATTCCGGACTATTCGAAAATTGAAAtcaagacaaagaagaacgcTTGGGACATCGATTTGCCTAAAGACGACAC TACTCTCGATTGGGTCGACGAATTTCCTCTGCATCGTGCAGCGTGCGAAGGAACGGTCGTCGGCGTGTTGGCTCGAATCAACGAAGGCTTCGACGCCAATCAGCCGGACAGCGACTCGTGGACTCCACTTCACTACGCTTCTTG GTACGGTCACGTTCCCGTTGTGAGGGCGCTGATTGTCGAAGGGAAAGCCAAACCGCATATTGT GAATGAAAATGGTTCGACTCCACTGCATTTGGCTGCCAGTACTGGTCGGCCAGAGGTCGTTCAGCTTCTCTTGCAGACGTCGTCAGCTCAGAAAGAGGCGCGAGATCGAGCGAATCGCACGCCGCTCGATTTGTGCGACGAGTGCAAGATGAATGACTGGGAAGTGGCCGCCATGCTTCTCAAAGGAGATGTT GTGGATCTTGGTCACGCTTATCGCGTCGCTGCTGGAGCGAAGGGTCCTTCGGCAATGAAAGCGAGGCGATACCAGGCAATAGCCGAACAG aaagagaagaagttGGCAGTTGAATTTTTGGACGGAAGTAAGAAGATACTTACGCTAGACAAGGGCAACGAAACGACAACTGGCGATGTCGTGAAG GATTTGGCCAATAAGATGAATTTGTCGTCAGAATGTCGAGCAGTTTTTGGCCTTTGGATCAAGTCTCCTAGCCTAC AGTGGGAGTTGTCTGAAGACCACAACGTCATGACCCACCTCCGTCAGTGGTCGCAATTTGTTGAGCAGTTGACAGATAGCGATCCCGAAAACGAACCTGCGTCAATCGCATACAAGCGGGATTGCATGATATCGAAAAGCCAAGAAAGACGG GTAAAGGATCCTTTTGCTATTGAGCTCTTGTTCTCTGAA GCTCAGCATTcagttttgacgtcacaatatcCGTCAAGCGAGGAAGATGCTATCTACTTAGGTGGAATCTCCATGCAG GTTGCTTACGGTAATCACAACGAAGGCATTCACAAGCCCGGCTTTCTCCG AAACACTTTGGATAAGTTTATACCGTCGTCGCTGATAAAGAAGCGAAATGCTGATGAACTCGAAGCGGCCGTTCTTCGCGAGCACGCCGAAATGTCCAAACGAGATctagatgacgtcaag TTACTTCATCTACTTTATCTCCAACACTGCTGGCAGTGGCCCTACTATGGGTCGACGTTTTTCCAAGGCACCATTCAACCAAAG actTCGTTTTTCCAAAGACGCAATCAAGTCGCTGTGCGAGTAGGCATCAGCATGGAAGGCATTCACATAATTAATCAAAGCACGAAT ACTTTGATGTTGAGCGTTTCTCACGACGCTCTCGCTTGGTCAGCCGACACGCCAATGAGCGAATTTCGCATGGGCAGTGAAGACGGCACAGTCGACGTGACGATCAAGACGCGACAGACGATGCTCATGGATGGACTTGTCAAAGCAATTCACCACCAGTTGcaaaacgaacgacgtcaagcTCAAGCGCAAAAAATGATCAATGAAATAAATTTG CCAGTGGAGAGTGGCCCTGGGGAGCATCATGCCACTCCACTCCAAAGCAATACAGGCGGTAGTAGCACAGGAATGCGTATTTGGGATACGTTTCTGAGTCACAGCCAAGTTGGcagcgacgattttgacgcTTGGAGTGTACGAAATGAGCAGGAGAAAGCGACGCGATTGGAATTCATAAGAGACTTCGG GGAGGTtcgcaaagggagaaaggCACTAGCAGAGTTGACATTCGAAAAATTTTGCAAG TCTGGCGATGATCGAGTTGAACTGGATCAATTTGGAGAGCTTTGCTACGAA cttGGTTGCTATGTTGGTGAAGCAGATGTTGAGGGCGCTAAAATACTGCTTGGAAATGAAGACTTTACGTTCAAGCATCTCGTCACTTG GTGGTCTCAGTCGAGTCGAAGTTGGCTCTTTCTTCTTGACGATCACGCTTTGAGGCAGCGACAAAG GGCAACAAAGATGTATCGTAAAGTCGAAACAGTGCCCGGTTTTCTTGGCCACGCTCAGATTCCTTCACTGTTGAACCACATGAGCTCAATAAGTGGAGTAAAACTTCCTATGGCCGATTCTATGGATTGCCAACATT ATCTAGAGAGTCTTGCTACTGCCACAGGAAAACTTAATTTTAATGAATACATAG ACTGGCTGGCTGTCAATGATTGCCTACCTGATAAAGCTTGGAGTGTCTGCCAGCCAACCATTCAAGAAACTTAG
- the LOC136193027 gene encoding inosine triphosphate pyrophosphatase-like, with amino-acid sequence MDGRCLWPVYPRSVESKGVAKRLKKTLVFVTGNPNKLKEVRAIFDDFPRFELSSQKIDLPEFQEEPDDIAREKCREAAKVVQGPVITEDTCLCFNALNGLPGPYIKWFLQKLGHDGLNKMLVGFDDKTANAVCTFAYCSGDVEKKENILLFRGITPGSIVAPRGPTNFGWDPIF; translated from the exons ATGGACGGGAGATGCCTGTGGCCCGTATATCCACGTAGTGTAGAATCGAAGGGCGTTGCAAAGAGGCTAAAGAAAACGCTCGTTTTTGTCACTGGCAATCCTAATAAACTAAAGGAG GTTAGGGCCATTTTTGACGACTTTCCTCGTTTTGAACTCTCTTCTCAAAAGATAGATC TTCCCGAGTTTCAAGAAGAACCAGACGACAtagcaagagaaaaatgtcGAGAAGCAGCCAAAGTT GTTCAAGGTCCTGTCATAACAGAAGACACGTGCTTGTGCTTCAACGCTCTAAACGGCCTTCCTGGACCCTACAT TAAATGgtttcttcaaaaactcGGTCATGATG gCTTGAATAAGATGTTAGTTGGATTTGATGACAAAACGGCGAATGCCGTCTGCACGTTTGCCTATTGCTCAGGTGAcgttgagaaaaaagagaatatTCTCTTATTCAGGGGGATCACTCCA ggcTCTATTGTTGCTCCACGCGGACCAACCAATTTTGGCTGGGATCCTATATTTTAA
- the LOC136192746 gene encoding uncharacterized protein: MKTHVLLSFLVVLVASACAESERDPSSSESSDPSATETKEGADSNPPETVELKDEDKEDSVDGVAYVVTDKDLIEKLSYKMKQNLQDDAIALPESTEATDQATTETVEQDSPTANTEEPDAVGTQ, from the exons ATGAAGACACACGTATTGCTCTCGTTTCTAGTCGTCCTTGTCGCTTCAGCCTGTGCCGAAA GCGAGCGGGATCCTTCTTCGAGTGAATCATCCGATCCGAGCGCAACA gaaacgaaagaggGTGCGGATTCTAACCCACCGGAAACGGTTGAATTGAAGGACGAAGATAAGGAGGacagcgtcgacggcgtAGCATACGTTGTGACCGACAAG GATCTCATAGAAAAGTTGTCCTACAAGATGAAGCAAAATCTTCAAGACGATGCAATAGCACTTCCAGAG agTACCGAAGCAACCGACCAGGCCACTACG GAGACTGTCGAACAAGACTCACCAACTGCTAACACTGAAGAACCTGATGCAGTTGGCACTCAATGA
- the LOC136192743 gene encoding dnaJ homolog subfamily B member 11-like, producing the protein MRVLSAIVVLLVLLNASILQAGRDFYKILGVSKTASRKEIKKAYRKLAVKYHPDKNPDNSDAEQKFQDLSAAYEVLSDSEKRETYDRHGEEGLKNAGMHDASDVFSSFFGNGFGGGFHFGFGDDSGGGQREIPRGASIVVDLEVSLVELYTGDFIEVARYKPVAKPAPGTRQCNCRTEMRTHQLGPGRFQMSPEQVCEECPNVKFVTEEKILEIEIEPGMVDGHDYPFIAEGEPHVDGEPGDLTFHIIQMRHPVFEREGDDLYTNITISLLDALNGFSMDLVHLDGHKVHIEREKITWPGARIRKKGEGMPNYDNNNILGSLFITFDVDFPKGTLTEEERTAVKDVLKQKSKQTPYNGL; encoded by the exons ATGAGGGTCCTGTCAGCtatcgtcgtcctcttgGTGCTTCTAAATGCGTCTATTCTTCAAGCGGG ACGCGACTTCTACAAGATCCTGGGCGTCTCGAAAACCGCGTCAAGGAAAGAAATCAAGAAAGCCTATCGAAAGCTCGCGGTAAAGTACCATCCGGACAAGAATCCAGACAACTCGGACGCAGAGCAGAAGTTTCAAGACCTCTCGGCCGCCTACGAG GTGCTATCGGACTCGGAGAAGCGCGAAACGTACGATCGGCACGGCGAAGAAGGCCTAAAGAACGCAGGAATGCACGACGCTTCGGACGTCTTCTCATC ATTCTTTGGCAACGgtttcggcggcggctttCATTTTggtttcggcgacgattcgggCGGCGGACAGCGCGAGATTCCTCGCGGCGCgagcatcgtcgtcgatctcgaagTTTCCTTGGTCGAATTATATACGGGAGATTTTATCGAG GTGGCGCGCTACAAGCCGGTCGCGAAACCGGCACCGGGAACGAGACAATGCAACTGTCGCACGGAAATGAGAACGCACCAATTGGGTCCAGGACGATTTCAG ATGAGCCCCGAGCAAGTCTGCGAAGAGTGTCCGAATGTGAA ATTTGTGACCGAGGAAAAGATACTGGAAATTGAGATTGAGCCAGGAATGGTGGACGGGCACGATTATCCATTCATTGCGGAAG GAGAACCGCACGTTGATGGCGAGCCGGGAGACCTGACCTTTCACATCATTCAAATGAG ACACCCCGTatttgaaagagaaggagacgacttGTATACTAACATCACGATCTCTCTTCTCGATGCTCTGAATGGATTTTCCATGGACCTTGTTCACTTGGACGGGCACAAG GTGCACatcgaaagagagaagatcACGTGGCCCGGAGCTAGAATTCGAAAAAAGGGAGAGGGCATGCCAAACTACGACAATAATAACATCCTCGGCTCATTGTTTATTACTTTTGACGTGGACTTTCCGAAAGGGACTCtaacagaagaagaaagaactg CTGTGAAAGACGTGCTGAAACAAAAATCCAAGCAGACGCCTTACAATGGTTTATAA